A part of Oceanidesulfovibrio indonesiensis genomic DNA contains:
- a CDS encoding CoA-binding protein translates to MIDFNAIKQILAESRTIAVIGAKDKPSQPVDMVGRYLIEAGYNVIPVHPKRQNVWGLTTYPSITEVEEPVDIVDLFRASQHCPDHAREVLTLKHPPRIFWMQTGISSPESEAILADTPTRVVSNECLMVVHRRLLT, encoded by the coding sequence ATGATCGACTTCAACGCCATTAAACAGATTCTCGCAGAGTCACGGACCATCGCTGTGATCGGCGCCAAAGACAAGCCCTCCCAGCCCGTGGACATGGTGGGCCGCTACCTCATCGAGGCCGGCTATAACGTCATTCCCGTGCATCCTAAACGGCAGAATGTCTGGGGGCTCACCACGTATCCGTCCATCACGGAAGTCGAGGAGCCCGTGGACATCGTGGATCTGTTCCGGGCCTCGCAACATTGCCCGGACCATGCCCGCGAGGTGCTGACACTTAAGCACCCGCCCAGGATTTTCTGGATGCAGACCGGCATCTCCAGCCCGGAGTCCGAAGCAATTCTTGCGGATACGCCCACCCGCGTCGTATCCAACGAGTGCCTCATGGTGGTGCATCGGAGGCTGCTGACGTGA
- a CDS encoding (Fe-S)-binding protein — protein MSTSNGLASDLPTELDTIREMCTACGACVKHCPFLRRYGDPFTIAGRLESGSLGLPIAFECSLCGLCASVCPYGVEPTRMFLAMRRSAVEQNAVNMKPYRRLLSYEARGHSRLFAHYAIPEGCETVLFPGCTLPGTRPAAMAALTARLRELIPNLGVALDCCHKPSHDLGRQEFFERRFNAIRDKLAAAGVTTLLTACPNCTKTFRAYGDGLEARTVYEVLAEAEGPPPERSPIEVMIHDPCPFRNDESVREASRKLLTARRLSVVEPAQTGRRTLCCGEGGSVGCIDAALADVWTNTRLEQAEGLPVAASCAGCAAMLRRAGGEAHHALDLYFHPAEALSGTIKPSGFLAGYRNRLRYKRAIRKSIR, from the coding sequence ATGTCCACGAGCAACGGTCTCGCCTCCGATCTGCCCACGGAACTGGACACAATCCGTGAAATGTGCACCGCCTGCGGCGCGTGCGTAAAGCATTGCCCCTTCCTGCGCCGATACGGCGACCCGTTCACCATTGCCGGTCGTCTGGAGTCCGGTTCTTTGGGTCTGCCCATCGCCTTCGAGTGCAGCCTGTGCGGTCTGTGCGCTTCCGTCTGTCCATACGGGGTGGAGCCGACGAGGATGTTCCTGGCAATGCGGCGCAGCGCCGTGGAACAAAACGCGGTGAACATGAAGCCGTATCGCCGGCTGCTGTCTTACGAGGCGCGCGGACACTCTCGGCTGTTTGCGCATTACGCCATACCGGAAGGTTGCGAAACCGTGCTGTTTCCCGGCTGCACACTGCCCGGCACCAGGCCGGCGGCCATGGCCGCGCTCACCGCACGGCTGCGGGAGTTGATACCGAACCTTGGAGTAGCGCTGGACTGCTGCCACAAACCTTCGCACGATCTGGGTCGGCAGGAATTTTTCGAAAGGCGCTTCAACGCTATACGGGACAAACTCGCCGCGGCAGGCGTCACCACATTGCTTACCGCCTGCCCCAACTGCACCAAGACCTTCCGGGCCTACGGAGATGGGCTTGAGGCGCGCACTGTATATGAGGTCCTGGCTGAAGCGGAAGGACCACCGCCGGAACGCTCCCCAATCGAGGTCATGATCCACGATCCGTGCCCCTTCCGAAACGACGAATCCGTGCGCGAGGCGTCGCGTAAGCTCCTGACAGCGCGGCGGCTGAGTGTTGTAGAGCCGGCGCAGACCGGAAGACGGACCCTGTGCTGCGGCGAAGGTGGATCTGTGGGGTGTATAGACGCCGCCCTGGCCGATGTCTGGACGAACACGCGGCTGGAGCAGGCAGAAGGGTTGCCTGTCGCTGCATCCTGCGCCGGATGTGCGGCCATGCTGCGGCGCGCCGGCGGGGAAGCGCACCATGCGCTCGACCTCTACTTCCACCCGGCGGAGGCGCTTTCGGGCACCATCAAACCATCCGGATTTCTGGCTGGCTATCGCAACCGTCTGCGCTACAAACGCGCGATCAGGAAGTCCATCCGCTAG
- a CDS encoding class I SAM-dependent methyltransferase — MSQRFFDRYPVFYETAQAGPHPNRLNSRYEVIIEPHRELLQGSTVLDLASHDGRWSFTALEAGAKKVIGVEARPELVERAHATFAELGVEQDRYEFLQGDVFEILSQLSTKIDTIFCLGFFYHVHDHVGLLALLQRFGAGRLFLDTNISRLDANVVELRYDNAVKPGDAFWEVATLDDKTIVGWPSRQALAMMLSHFGYAWKELDWSGHVKRDRSGIEEYDEGWRISLFAEKN; from the coding sequence ATGAGCCAACGATTCTTCGATCGCTATCCCGTATTCTACGAGACCGCGCAGGCAGGCCCACACCCCAACCGCCTGAACAGCCGCTATGAGGTAATCATCGAACCGCACCGTGAGCTTTTGCAGGGCTCTACCGTGCTGGACCTGGCGAGCCATGACGGCCGTTGGTCATTCACCGCCCTGGAAGCCGGCGCGAAAAAAGTAATCGGCGTGGAGGCGCGTCCTGAGCTCGTGGAACGCGCCCATGCCACCTTCGCTGAACTGGGCGTAGAGCAGGACCGTTACGAGTTTCTTCAGGGGGACGTGTTCGAGATTTTATCGCAGCTGTCTACGAAAATAGACACGATTTTCTGCCTCGGCTTCTTCTATCACGTGCACGATCATGTGGGCCTGCTTGCCCTGCTCCAGCGATTCGGCGCCGGACGGTTGTTCCTGGACACGAACATTTCCAGACTCGACGCCAACGTGGTGGAACTGCGCTACGATAACGCGGTCAAACCGGGGGATGCGTTCTGGGAGGTTGCCACACTGGACGACAAGACCATCGTGGGTTGGCCTTCACGCCAGGCGCTTGCCATGATGCTCAGCCACTTCGGTTACGCCTGGAAGGAATTGGACTGGTCCGGCCATGTCAAACGAGATCGCTCAGGGATCGAAGAATACGACGAAGGCTGGCGCATCTCATTGTTTGCAGAAAAGAACTGA
- a CDS encoding GGDEF domain-containing response regulator — MRILIIDDSEGSRLILATILRSAGHYDIIEAANAQEAYNLLACNDLEADCSDVDLILMDLHLPGIDGIEATRTIRSATHLSDIPILVVTADDKNIALERAFRAGANDFLRKPVDPVELRARVRSCLRLKEEMQHRRARERELMEMACRLRQANSRLKELAIRDELTGIYNRRHFMEVAARELSRAIRYERPIAMLFLDADHFKTINDTHGHFVGDKALCVLAEACQKQLRDVDIFARIGGEEFALLLPETPEDEALAVADRLRQTIADATFSISTRDNGDAMHDSASEASSHVYAIRVTISIGVAVADTGPLGLEEFMHRADRALYRAKELGRNRVELG, encoded by the coding sequence GTGCGCATACTGATCATCGACGACTCTGAGGGATCACGACTGATCCTTGCAACCATTCTGCGAAGCGCCGGCCACTACGACATCATAGAGGCGGCCAACGCCCAGGAAGCATACAATCTTCTCGCCTGCAACGATCTCGAGGCCGACTGCTCGGACGTCGACCTCATCCTGATGGATCTTCACCTCCCGGGAATTGACGGCATCGAGGCCACCCGCACCATTCGCAGCGCGACACACCTGAGCGACATCCCCATACTCGTCGTTACAGCGGATGACAAAAACATAGCCCTGGAGCGAGCTTTTCGCGCCGGCGCAAACGATTTCCTGCGCAAACCCGTGGATCCAGTGGAGTTGCGCGCCCGGGTGCGCTCATGCCTGCGACTCAAGGAAGAAATGCAACACCGCAGGGCGCGGGAACGGGAGCTCATGGAGATGGCCTGCAGGCTGCGGCAGGCGAACAGCCGGCTCAAGGAACTGGCAATACGCGACGAGCTCACCGGTATTTACAACCGACGGCACTTCATGGAAGTCGCTGCCCGGGAGCTCAGCCGGGCCATACGCTACGAACGCCCCATCGCCATGCTTTTTCTGGACGCCGACCACTTCAAGACCATCAACGATACGCACGGACATTTCGTGGGTGACAAGGCGCTGTGTGTGCTTGCCGAAGCGTGTCAGAAACAGCTCAGGGACGTGGACATCTTTGCTCGCATAGGCGGGGAAGAGTTCGCCCTGCTCCTGCCGGAAACCCCGGAAGATGAAGCCCTCGCCGTGGCGGATCGTCTCCGGCAAACGATAGCCGACGCCACGTTCTCCATTTCAACCCGAGACAACGGCGATGCAATGCACGACTCCGCTTCCGAAGCGTCCTCCCATGTCTATGCCATCCGGGTTACGATATCCATCGGCGTAGCGGTGGCGGATACGGGGCCACTCGGCCTGGAAGAGTTCATGCATCGTGCGGACCGGGCGCTCTACCGAGCCAAGGAGCTGGGCCGCAACCGCGTGGAACTCGGCTGA
- a CDS encoding ABC transporter ATP-binding protein — protein sequence MLSIKDLHVNIGEQEVLKGINLDIEDGSTFILFGPNGSGKTTLLMTLMGFGNYTITKGSITFKGVDITHAPIYERARLGIGMSFQRPPTIHGLKTRHLVKLCGQGRDVDVEGLARQVNFDQFLDRDINSGFSGGEIKRSELLQLMAQEPSLVLFDEPESGVDLENMHLIGKTVRQLLENDIAPIPDKSMKELKNKRTTAGLIITHTGYILDYINADRGQVLYNGYLCCQANPRDILEHVGKYGYQECVRCLQ from the coding sequence ATGCTGTCCATCAAAGACCTGCACGTCAACATAGGCGAGCAGGAAGTGCTCAAGGGGATCAACCTCGATATCGAGGACGGGTCCACCTTCATCCTGTTCGGGCCCAACGGTTCCGGCAAGACCACCCTGCTCATGACGCTCATGGGCTTCGGCAACTACACCATCACCAAGGGGTCCATCACCTTCAAGGGCGTGGACATCACCCACGCGCCCATTTACGAGCGTGCTCGCCTGGGCATAGGCATGTCATTCCAGCGCCCGCCCACCATCCACGGCCTCAAGACCCGCCACCTCGTCAAGCTGTGTGGACAGGGTCGTGATGTGGACGTGGAGGGGTTGGCCAGGCAGGTAAACTTCGACCAGTTCCTTGACCGCGACATCAATTCCGGATTCTCCGGAGGAGAAATCAAGCGGTCTGAGCTGCTCCAGCTCATGGCCCAGGAGCCGTCTCTGGTGCTCTTCGACGAGCCCGAGTCCGGCGTGGATCTGGAGAACATGCACCTCATCGGCAAGACCGTGCGCCAGCTCCTGGAAAACGACATCGCTCCCATCCCGGACAAGTCCATGAAGGAGCTCAAAAACAAACGCACCACCGCTGGACTCATCATCACCCACACGGGCTACATACTCGACTACATCAACGCTGACCGCGGCCAGGTGCTCTACAACGGCTACCTCTGCTGCCAGGCCAACCCGCGCGACATCCTCGAGCATGTCGGCAAGTACGGCTACCAGGAATGCGTCCGCTGCCTGCAGTGA
- a CDS encoding protein-disulfide reductase DsbD family protein, with product MKKSFVLAIFLICACLAGHPAISDAQMRAPVEAHWELYSRGDDGLLGVLLVTPEEGSYIYGHEKGPTGLPTTLGVNTFPDGLAGEVVYPKGEMKPDTFDPELIVPVYDVPTRLFVPLRKPDGNELTVAGRLEGLSCTDKACFPLKMMVEATFDDVATASAAAEQPWWPEAEPLLAGVDEPAGSDIGRAQPTTPADTQPATAQPAEQEQVEDAVAWDFSPRFLDPHLEVTSLAKALLLAILAGLILNVMPCVLPVVSLKLSSIVAVSSMEAHSERLRYFREHNIFFAAGILVYFMVLGGVLGSLGMAWGELFQSQSLVLVLALVVFALGLSLFGVYDLPIVDLKTGHQLDQNPRSQAFFTGLMATLLATPCSGPFLGGVLGWVLSQGPAVIVLVFIAIGVGMSLPYLLMAVSPRLVHYFPKPGRWNVHLERIVGFFLMGTTIYLLAILSESLQTRGMVALLITALGAWIWGQWTSLSDSPSRRMLVRTLAAVVVIGGVLWTLYPRENIRWPELELAEFREDLGRQAMMLDFTADWCPNCKALEAAVLTDSNLQRWERQYGLRFYKVDLTLHDPWEMELLESLGSKSIPVVAVFPTGEGAREPLVLRDIFTTGQMEEALEEMFR from the coding sequence ATGAAAAAAAGTTTCGTTCTGGCAATATTTCTTATCTGCGCGTGTCTGGCAGGGCATCCCGCCATCTCCGACGCTCAGATGCGGGCGCCCGTAGAAGCGCATTGGGAGTTGTATTCACGCGGTGATGACGGCCTGCTCGGAGTGCTCCTCGTTACGCCCGAGGAGGGATCGTACATCTACGGGCATGAGAAAGGGCCCACCGGCCTGCCCACGACCCTGGGCGTCAACACTTTTCCTGACGGGCTGGCCGGCGAAGTGGTCTACCCGAAAGGCGAAATGAAGCCCGATACGTTCGATCCGGAGCTCATCGTTCCGGTATACGATGTGCCTACGCGCTTGTTCGTGCCCCTTCGGAAGCCGGACGGCAACGAGCTGACCGTGGCCGGCCGACTCGAAGGTCTCTCCTGCACGGACAAGGCGTGCTTCCCGCTGAAGATGATGGTTGAAGCCACGTTCGATGATGTGGCGACGGCGTCTGCCGCTGCAGAGCAACCCTGGTGGCCGGAGGCCGAACCGCTGCTGGCCGGGGTAGATGAGCCAGCGGGGTCGGACATCGGGAGGGCACAGCCGACAACACCTGCAGACACGCAACCGGCGACCGCGCAGCCTGCCGAACAAGAGCAGGTCGAGGATGCCGTGGCGTGGGATTTTTCTCCCCGGTTCCTGGATCCGCACCTGGAGGTCACGTCCCTGGCCAAGGCGTTGCTGCTGGCCATTCTCGCCGGGCTTATCCTCAACGTCATGCCGTGCGTGCTTCCCGTAGTGAGCCTCAAGCTTTCGTCCATCGTGGCTGTCTCCTCCATGGAAGCCCACTCAGAACGTTTGCGCTATTTCCGTGAACACAACATTTTCTTCGCCGCCGGCATTCTGGTTTACTTCATGGTGTTGGGCGGCGTGCTCGGCTCGCTGGGCATGGCCTGGGGCGAGCTGTTTCAGAGCCAGTCGCTCGTGCTCGTGCTCGCATTGGTGGTTTTTGCGCTGGGGCTCAGCCTGTTCGGCGTGTACGATCTGCCCATCGTGGATCTGAAGACCGGTCATCAGCTGGACCAGAACCCGCGCAGCCAGGCGTTTTTTACCGGACTCATGGCCACGCTGCTGGCCACGCCGTGCAGCGGCCCGTTTCTGGGCGGCGTGCTGGGCTGGGTGCTCTCGCAGGGACCTGCGGTCATCGTGCTGGTGTTTATCGCCATAGGCGTGGGAATGTCTCTGCCGTATCTGCTCATGGCCGTCTCGCCGCGGCTGGTGCACTACTTTCCCAAACCGGGCCGGTGGAACGTCCATCTGGAGCGGATCGTCGGTTTCTTCCTCATGGGCACAACGATTTACCTGCTGGCCATTCTTTCGGAATCGCTCCAGACCCGCGGCATGGTCGCGCTGCTTATCACCGCACTGGGCGCGTGGATATGGGGACAGTGGACTTCGCTGTCCGATTCTCCGAGCCGCCGGATGCTCGTCCGGACGCTGGCCGCCGTCGTGGTGATCGGCGGCGTGTTGTGGACGTTGTACCCGCGGGAGAACATCCGCTGGCCGGAGCTGGAGTTGGCGGAGTTTCGCGAGGATCTTGGCCGGCAGGCCATGATGCTGGATTTCACAGCGGACTGGTGCCCCAACTGCAAGGCGCTGGAGGCAGCGGTGCTTACGGATTCCAATCTCCAACGCTGGGAGAGGCAGTACGGACTGCGCTTCTACAAGGTGGATCTCACCCTGCATGACCCGTGGGAGATGGAATTACTGGAGTCGTTGGGCAGCAAATCAATACCTGTGGTCGCAGTCTTTCCCACAGGCGAAGGCGCACGCGAGCCGCTGGTGCTGCGCGATATCTTCACCACCGGGCAAATGGAAGAGGCCCTGGAGGAGATGTTCCGGTAG
- a CDS encoding YkgJ family cysteine cluster protein, giving the protein MSGSVFSCAMCGHCCEGEGGIVLSRNDTARLAAHLGMTPHAFLEKYSMKQGAKRHLVSNGEGACVFFKAGAGCTVHSARPDVCRAWPFFRGNLMDPSSLEMAREDCKGIRRDVSHEEFRRCGVAYLLEHGLASEAPDAGNALNLDFPEADNGAGTR; this is encoded by the coding sequence GTGAGCGGTTCCGTCTTCTCCTGCGCCATGTGCGGACACTGCTGCGAGGGCGAGGGAGGCATCGTCCTTTCTCGAAACGATACCGCCCGACTGGCCGCGCACCTGGGCATGACTCCGCACGCCTTTCTGGAGAAATACTCCATGAAGCAGGGCGCCAAGCGCCACCTCGTGAGCAACGGAGAAGGCGCATGCGTCTTCTTCAAGGCCGGGGCCGGCTGCACGGTTCATTCCGCGCGTCCGGACGTGTGCCGGGCGTGGCCGTTCTTTCGTGGCAATCTCATGGATCCATCCAGCCTGGAAATGGCCAGGGAGGACTGCAAAGGAATACGCCGCGATGTCTCGCACGAGGAATTCCGTCGCTGCGGCGTTGCCTATCTGCTGGAACACGGCCTGGCCAGCGAGGCCCCGGATGCCGGTAACGCGCTGAATCTCGATTTTCCGGAAGCGGATAACGGAGCCGGCACGAGGTAG
- a CDS encoding SufB/SufD family protein has translation MAEHDIDLTQFDFTSAQWDTIEDLTTMSEEDKRELLMAGVDVLERERSGSFLHMNHGTAHCKSKTPGVEVLDIKQALEKYDGLPEYFWQKVDPNKDEYTRATAENLHGGYFIRTEKGAKIKEPVQSCLFIKGEKVGQNVHNVIIAEEDSELHILTGCSVAHGVKEAAHLGISEIYVKKNAKLTFTMIHNWGEQTSVRPRTAAVVEEGGSFVNNYVLLKPVKDLQSYPMIHLNGPGAVTRLNSIIVAPESSYVDIGGGVHMNAPDTRCEIIARTLTTGGTIVNRGFIGGNAVPARGHLECKGLILGGGIIHAIPELKATVDGVELSHEAAVGKIAQEEIEYLMARGLDEDEATSTIVRGFLNVDIMGLPSELREIVENTISNTDTDAM, from the coding sequence ATGGCTGAACATGATATCGATCTGACGCAATTCGACTTCACCAGCGCGCAGTGGGATACCATCGAGGATCTCACCACCATGAGCGAAGAGGACAAGCGCGAGCTCCTGATGGCCGGCGTGGATGTGCTCGAGCGCGAGCGAAGCGGCTCTTTCCTGCACATGAACCACGGCACCGCGCACTGCAAGTCCAAGACGCCCGGCGTCGAGGTGCTGGACATCAAGCAGGCGCTGGAGAAGTACGACGGCCTGCCTGAGTACTTCTGGCAAAAGGTCGACCCGAACAAGGACGAGTACACCAGGGCCACTGCAGAAAACCTGCATGGCGGCTATTTCATCCGCACGGAAAAGGGCGCCAAGATCAAGGAACCGGTCCAGTCTTGCCTGTTCATCAAGGGCGAGAAGGTCGGCCAGAACGTGCACAACGTCATCATTGCCGAAGAAGACTCCGAGCTGCACATCCTCACGGGCTGCTCCGTGGCGCATGGCGTGAAGGAAGCCGCGCACCTGGGCATCTCCGAGATCTACGTGAAGAAGAACGCCAAACTCACCTTCACCATGATCCACAACTGGGGCGAGCAGACCTCCGTGCGGCCGCGCACCGCCGCCGTGGTGGAGGAAGGCGGCTCCTTCGTGAACAACTATGTGCTGCTCAAGCCGGTGAAGGATCTGCAGTCCTATCCCATGATCCACCTCAACGGCCCCGGCGCCGTCACGCGGCTCAACTCCATCATCGTCGCGCCCGAATCCTCCTATGTGGACATCGGCGGCGGCGTGCACATGAACGCTCCGGACACCCGCTGCGAGATCATCGCGCGGACACTGACCACCGGCGGCACCATCGTGAACCGCGGCTTCATCGGCGGCAACGCCGTGCCCGCCCGCGGCCACCTGGAGTGCAAGGGCCTCATTCTGGGCGGAGGCATCATCCACGCCATTCCGGAGCTCAAGGCCACGGTGGACGGCGTGGAGCTCTCCCACGAAGCGGCTGTCGGCAAGATCGCCCAGGAAGAGATCGAATACCTCATGGCCCGCGGCCTGGATGAGGATGAAGCGACGTCGACTATCGTACGCGGCTTCCTCAACGTGGATATCATGGGGCTTCCGTCGGAGCTTCGCGAAATCGTGGAGAATACGATTTCCAACACAGATACCGACGCAATGTAG
- a CDS encoding DnaJ domain-containing protein has protein sequence MTLKDAYSLLRVKPEVSLVEVKSAFRRMAFELHPDLHPDNPKASRDFQRINEAYVILKEHLEGAGGQAEQAARTRAEDKAREQKQADAEVRRRAEEQAAKARARQARKTASKERTVNREEVLHTILKDPFARQVFEDIYRQVRETKGKEPGQASAVHQKSARPSRKPKPIKRIEVEWGDAKHAVDMSEGMGVAMKKWFRGWLDETQTVHLPPQNLRPGARLRLQISRGLSNKPSTVEVTLPTDFSVGRPIRLRGLGRKVGGLQGDLYLVILAG, from the coding sequence GTGACGCTCAAGGATGCCTACAGTCTGCTGCGGGTCAAGCCCGAAGTAAGCCTCGTGGAAGTGAAGAGCGCTTTCCGGCGCATGGCGTTCGAGCTGCATCCCGACCTCCATCCGGACAACCCCAAGGCGTCACGCGATTTCCAGCGGATCAACGAAGCGTACGTCATCCTCAAAGAACACCTGGAGGGCGCCGGCGGCCAGGCCGAGCAAGCGGCCAGAACCCGCGCCGAAGACAAGGCAAGGGAGCAGAAGCAGGCCGACGCCGAAGTCCGGCGCAGGGCCGAGGAACAGGCAGCCAAGGCGCGCGCCAGACAGGCCAGAAAGACCGCCTCCAAGGAACGCACCGTGAACCGCGAGGAGGTGCTGCACACCATCCTCAAGGACCCTTTCGCCAGGCAGGTGTTCGAGGACATCTACCGCCAGGTGCGCGAGACCAAGGGCAAAGAGCCTGGCCAGGCCAGCGCCGTGCATCAAAAATCGGCTCGCCCGTCCAGAAAGCCCAAACCAATAAAGCGCATTGAAGTGGAGTGGGGCGACGCGAAACATGCCGTGGACATGAGCGAGGGCATGGGCGTGGCCATGAAGAAATGGTTCCGCGGCTGGCTGGACGAGACCCAGACCGTGCACCTCCCCCCGCAGAACCTGCGACCCGGAGCGCGGCTGCGGCTGCAGATTTCCCGCGGGCTTTCCAACAAACCGTCCACTGTGGAAGTGACGTTGCCCACGGATTTTTCCGTGGGCAGGCCTATACGGCTCCGCGGACTAGGGCGCAAGGTCGGCGGTTTGCAGGGCGATCTGTACCTGGTCATCCTTGCGGGCTGA
- a CDS encoding metal-dependent hydrolase — MPGYKAHLTGGTVLAAGALAGAFFLEIYRPDPFTGAALLATACLAALFPDVDTSSKGRGLFYGILAVVDIALMIMGKWQWAAILGLVAMLPALDNHRGWTHTWWAMLLVPAAILGTAHFALHPPMQILAPFYAAAVVGYFSHLALDREF; from the coding sequence ATGCCCGGTTACAAAGCACACCTCACAGGCGGGACCGTTCTCGCCGCTGGCGCCCTTGCTGGCGCCTTTTTCCTGGAAATCTACCGACCCGACCCGTTCACCGGTGCGGCCCTGCTCGCAACCGCCTGCCTGGCTGCCCTCTTTCCGGATGTGGACACCAGTTCCAAAGGACGCGGTCTGTTCTACGGCATTCTCGCCGTGGTGGACATCGCGCTCATGATCATGGGTAAATGGCAATGGGCCGCCATCCTCGGCCTGGTCGCCATGCTCCCGGCCCTGGACAACCACCGCGGCTGGACGCACACGTGGTGGGCCATGCTCCTGGTGCCGGCTGCCATTCTCGGTACGGCGCATTTCGCGCTGCATCCGCCCATGCAGATATTGGCCCCGTTCTACGCGGCGGCTGTAGTTGGCTATTTTTCCCATCTCGCGTTGGATCGGGAGTTCTAA
- a CDS encoding M24 family metallopeptidase encodes MDFKAIERIEANELALRHERCRRFLMELCPDAEGILVFSRLNIYYLTGTLGAGLLWLPLEGEPVLLLRRGVERARLESSLENIIEYRSFSQLPGLCKEAGSPLGTVCGAEMTGITWGLAQLLTSRLPDVKFRNADMVLNKSRALKTPWEMNKIRLAGERHHAALYKTLPERIRPGMTEREISHAAWNVFFEHGHSGNLRMSDQDIFLGHVAAGESANYPSHFNGPVGLMGEHPAVPYMGYAGAVWKRNEPLACDIGFCLEGYQTDKTQIYWSGSRASIPEDILRAHELCVRVQEYAAHTLRPGAIPSEIYARAMEMAEQAGQSEGFMSLGSNKVPFLGHSIGLHIDEWPVFAKGFDEPIEEGMVFALEPKIGIPGVGMVGVENTFEVTAGDGVCLTGNSFEILCVE; translated from the coding sequence ATGGATTTCAAAGCAATCGAACGTATCGAGGCCAATGAGCTTGCCCTGCGCCATGAGCGCTGCCGTCGTTTTCTGATGGAGTTGTGCCCGGATGCCGAAGGAATTCTCGTCTTTTCACGCCTGAATATATACTACCTCACCGGAACGCTTGGCGCCGGCCTGCTCTGGCTGCCCCTGGAAGGCGAACCCGTTCTGCTGTTGCGCCGAGGCGTGGAGCGCGCCAGGCTGGAATCCTCCCTCGAAAACATTATCGAATACCGCTCTTTTTCACAGCTGCCCGGCCTGTGCAAAGAGGCAGGCAGTCCCCTCGGCACTGTATGCGGCGCAGAGATGACCGGCATCACCTGGGGGCTGGCCCAGCTTCTTACTTCCCGTCTGCCTGATGTGAAATTCCGAAACGCGGACATGGTGCTCAACAAATCCCGCGCCCTGAAAACCCCCTGGGAGATGAACAAGATCCGGCTCGCTGGCGAGCGGCACCATGCTGCCCTGTACAAGACCCTGCCAGAGCGCATTCGACCCGGCATGACGGAGCGGGAGATATCCCATGCGGCGTGGAATGTCTTTTTCGAGCACGGCCACTCCGGCAACCTGCGCATGTCGGACCAGGACATCTTCCTCGGCCACGTCGCTGCCGGCGAGAGCGCCAATTATCCGAGCCATTTCAACGGGCCGGTGGGCCTCATGGGCGAGCACCCGGCCGTGCCGTACATGGGCTACGCCGGCGCCGTGTGGAAAAGGAACGAACCCCTGGCGTGCGACATCGGGTTTTGTCTGGAAGGCTATCAGACCGACAAGACGCAAATATACTGGTCCGGCTCCCGCGCGAGCATCCCGGAGGATATCCTCCGCGCCCACGAACTGTGCGTGCGTGTGCAGGAGTACGCGGCCCATACCCTGCGTCCGGGCGCCATACCCTCCGAAATTTACGCACGCGCAATGGAGATGGCGGAGCAAGCCGGCCAGTCCGAGGGGTTCATGTCGCTCGGCTCCAATAAAGTGCCGTTCCTCGGCCATTCCATAGGCCTGCATATCGACGAATGGCCGGTGTTCGCGAAGGGCTTCGACGAGCCCATCGAAGAAGGCATGGTCTTCGCCCTGGAGCCCAAGATCGGCATTCCCGGCGTGGGCATGGTGGGCGTGGAGAACACCTTCGAGGTCACAGCCGGCGACGGCGTCTGCCTCACCGGCAACAGCTTCGAGATCCTCTGCGTGGAGTGA